A window of Magnetococcales bacterium genomic DNA:
ACAACGACAAGGGGAATACCGCCTTCCGCAAACGCTACGCCCAGCAGTTTGGCGTCAAGCTGGAAAACGAAGCGGAAGGAGTGAATAAAACGCTTGAAAAGCAAGCCTCATCGGGTGATGATACGCATGACGGCGCTCCCGCCAGCGAACCCAGGGGAGAGGCTCATTCGGGTGTCGCCAAACCTTTGATTCCCCAAGGGGGCGATCCGAAGGGCGGCGAATCTGGGCAGGGAGGAACCCGGGAAGCGGTGCAACCCGCCCGTGGTCCCAATATGGGGGAGGTTGCCATCGGCTTCGGGGATGGCGTCTCCCTCGGCGGAACAAAATACGTGCGGCAAGCGCTGGGCATCCAGGGAGATTTCAACCCCAACTCCCCAGAGTACAAGGCGGGCGAACTCACCGGAAGGCTCCTGCCCGTCGTTCCGGCAGCCCAGCGGGCCGCTCAACTCCTCAAATCCACCGCCAGTCAGGCCGTAACACGCGTATTGCCCGCATCCGCTATCGGCGTCTCCCTTCGGCCCGAATCTGCGGAGGCGGAGGAAAATCGGGGCCATTCCAACAATGCCCCTGGAGGCTCAACCCAGCCGAGCGAAGAGGCACATCCAGGCGTTGGCGTCCGTTCCCAGCCATCCGCTCAAGGTTCCAGGTTGGAACCGTCTCAAGGAAGAACGGACTATTTCGGAGGGCAACAACGTTTTGAGGCCGGAAGCGGAACCATCAATCCGACCGGTGGTAATCAGCCTCCTCCCCCCGTTCCTCCGAAGGAAAAGTACGTCAAACCCCAGCCCCCAACGAACTGGGAGCACATTCCTAAAAATATGAGGGAATCTGGCGAAAAGTTGATCTATGACGGCCAGTTTCTCTCATACTGGAAGGATGGGCGGATCGATAAGGTCTGGTCGGGAGTTTCGGGAGAGAAGGGTTTTCAAAGCAAGGAGCACCAGTCCGTCGTTAACAAAGGACCGATCCCCCAAGGACGATATAGTGTGGCGCAGGGTCAACATCAATCCATCGGAGGACTTGACAGGCTGATCGGAAAAGTAGGACAAGGAAATTTTCCTGGAGGAGTTCCAACTTGGGGTGAACATCGGGTCTGGTTGAAACCCTCTTTGGAGAATGAGATGCATGGACGCACGAAATTCACGATCCATGGGGGCTCTGAACCCGGTTCAGCGGGGTGTATCGATTTGACTGACGAAATGGAGTCCTTCTCCAAGTGGTTTAAAGACCACAAGAAAGACCTCGACCTTGAGGTGTTCTACCCGTAACTCCATCCGAGCAAGGCGTGGCGCATACCATCGTCCCCACGCCTTGCTCTTTTATTCTCATGAGGTGAGCATCATGAATTTTCAGGGAGTACGTAACTTCAACATCAGAAAGCAATCATGGAATATTCTATACTATCTACTGTTTGGCTTGCATACCATGTTCCTTTTTCTTATGATATATGAGCTCTATCAGTTTGAATCAAGTTGGATGTATTACCCATATGAATGCTATTTTAATGGCGATCCTAGCAGGTGGTTATATAAAACT
This region includes:
- a CDS encoding DUF2778 domain-containing protein, which encodes NDKGNTAFRKRYAQQFGVKLENEAEGVNKTLEKQASSGDDTHDGAPASEPRGEAHSGVAKPLIPQGGDPKGGESGQGGTREAVQPARGPNMGEVAIGFGDGVSLGGTKYVRQALGIQGDFNPNSPEYKAGELTGRLLPVVPAAQRAAQLLKSTASQAVTRVLPASAIGVSLRPESAEAEENRGHSNNAPGGSTQPSEEAHPGVGVRSQPSAQGSRLEPSQGRTDYFGGQQRFEAGSGTINPTGGNQPPPPVPPKEKYVKPQPPTNWEHIPKNMRESGEKLIYDGQFLSYWKDGRIDKVWSGVSGEKGFQSKEHQSVVNKGPIPQGRYSVAQGQHQSIGGLDRLIGKVGQGNFPGGVPTWGEHRVWLKPSLENEMHGRTKFTIHGGSEPGSAGCIDLTDEMESFSKWFKDHKKDLDLEVFYP